The window CCCTCCGCAACTACTTGCGAAGATTCTGCAGACGTTAGCGAAGGCCGGGCTGCTGGTATCGCATGCTGGGACGAACGGCGGATATGCGCTCTCGAGACCGTCGATTGAGATCACGGCCTTTGAGGTGATTCGGGCGATTGACGGACCACTTTTTATTACAAGCTGCATAACTATTCACGGAGCTTGCGACCTTGCAGGCCATTGCACCATCAAAGAACCATTGCGCAAAGTAAATGACAGCATCAAAGATCTGCTGAACGGAATACGCATCGCCGACTTGATTGAGGCTGGAGAAGCGGAGCAGACTGGGACAGGCGCACCGGTGGGTGGCGGTCTGGTGAGCATCGCGCTCTAGCTGGTGGGAATAGTAACGAGAGAAGTTTAGAAGTAATAAGTTTGAGAGATACGATGAGGAACGACATGAGTGATAACGGACTAGTAATCAGCGATTCTTCGAAGCCATTACCAGCAGGTGTGACCCTGCCGATCTACATGGACAACCACGCGACGACCCCGATGGATCCACGGGTTCTGGATGCGATGCTCCCGTACTTCGGCAAGGTGTTTGGTAATGCGGCGAGCCGCAACCACTCCTTTGGCTGGGAGGCCGAGCAGGCGGTAGAGAAGGCGCGGGAACAGATCGCCAAGTTGATTGGCGCAACTGCGAAGGAGATCATCTTCACCAGCGGTGCGACCGAGTCGAACAATCTCGCGCTCAAGGGTATCGCGGAGATGTATCGCGAGCGCGGCAACCACATCATCACCCAGGTGACTGAGCACAAGGCTGTGCTCGATACCTGCAAGAAGCTGGAGAAGCAGGGTTTTCGCGTAACCTACTTGCCGGTGCAGGCGGATGGTCTGATTGATCTTGAGGATCTGAAGCGCGCGATCGACGACAAGACGATTCTGGTTTCGATTATGTACGCGAACAACGAAATTGGTGTGATTCAGCCGATCGCCGAGATTGGCAAGCTTTGCCATGAGAAGGGCATCATCTTCCACACCGACGCGGTGCAGGCGGTGGGCAAGATCCCGGTTGATGTGCAGAAGGACAACATCGATGTGCTTTCGCTTTCGGGACACAAAGTCTACGGGCCGAAGGGTGTGGGCGCGATGTACGTTCGACGCCGCAATCCTCGTGTGCAGATCTCAGAGCAGATCAACGGCGGTGGTCACGAGCGCGGAATGCGGTCGGGTACATTGAATGTTCCGGGCATTGTTGGTTTGGGCGCGGCTTGCGAGATTGCGGGCCAGGAGATGGAAGCCGAGGCCAAGCGCGAGATGGAGCTTCGTGACTACTTGCGGAGCAAGTTCGAGAAGGCGTTGGATTACGTTCATGTGAATGGCAACATGGAGCACCACTTGCCGGGAAATTTGAACATGAGCTTTGTCTACGTCGAGGGCGAGAGCCTGCTGATGGGAATCAACGATATTGCGGTCTCTTCGGGTTCGGCTTGCACCTCGGCGACGCTTGAGCCATCGTATGTGCTGAAGGCTTTGGGTCTGGGTGACGATGTGGCGCACAGCTCGATCCGGTTTGGTCTGGGCCGTTTCAACACCAAGGCTGAAGTGGATTATGTTTCGGACAAGTTGATCGACGTCGTTCTGAAGCTTCGCGAGCTTTCTCCGTTGTACGAGATGGTGAAGGAAGGAATCGACCTTACGAAGATTGAGTGGGCGGCTCACTAAAAGTGAGACCGCCGACTTCTGCACTGTAAACTGCAGTTGGAAAGCATAATCGTTCTGTTCTTGTGACTGTCTTATTGCGTGACCTTGCAAAGGCTGCCGGTAGATCTTCCCAGACTGTTTCGGAGTTACACAGAATTTAGAGTGACGCATTGTGCGTATAAGAAGGGACCCTCCCCCGGTTGAGCCGAAAGAGTCCTAAACGATAGCGAACCCCAAAGCACGGGAGTAACATCTAACGAAAGAGATGAGGAGTAGACCATGGCATACAGCGACAAGGTAATCGATCACTACAACAATCCCCGGAACGTCGGTCAGATGGACAAGGCTTCGACCGAGGTTGGCACCGGTTTGGTTGGAGCGCCTGAGTGCGGCGACGTGATGCGTCTGCAGATTCGTGTGAATCCTGAGACGAACGTTATCGAAGATGCCAAGTTCAAGACCTTCGGTTGCGGTTCGGCGATCGCTTCCTCCTCGCTCGCGACGGAGTGGGTGA is drawn from Edaphobacter lichenicola and contains these coding sequences:
- a CDS encoding RrF2 family transcriptional regulator, encoding MLRLTKKADYGLMALKYLAEQKDGTAHSAKDIAEAYHIPPQLLAKILQTLAKAGLLVSHAGTNGGYALSRPSIEITAFEVIRAIDGPLFITSCITIHGACDLAGHCTIKEPLRKVNDSIKDLLNGIRIADLIEAGEAEQTGTGAPVGGGLVSIAL
- a CDS encoding IscS subfamily cysteine desulfurase, yielding MSDNGLVISDSSKPLPAGVTLPIYMDNHATTPMDPRVLDAMLPYFGKVFGNAASRNHSFGWEAEQAVEKAREQIAKLIGATAKEIIFTSGATESNNLALKGIAEMYRERGNHIITQVTEHKAVLDTCKKLEKQGFRVTYLPVQADGLIDLEDLKRAIDDKTILVSIMYANNEIGVIQPIAEIGKLCHEKGIIFHTDAVQAVGKIPVDVQKDNIDVLSLSGHKVYGPKGVGAMYVRRRNPRVQISEQINGGGHERGMRSGTLNVPGIVGLGAACEIAGQEMEAEAKREMELRDYLRSKFEKALDYVHVNGNMEHHLPGNLNMSFVYVEGESLLMGINDIAVSSGSACTSATLEPSYVLKALGLGDDVAHSSIRFGLGRFNTKAEVDYVSDKLIDVVLKLRELSPLYEMVKEGIDLTKIEWAAH
- the iscU gene encoding Fe-S cluster assembly scaffold IscU; the protein is MAYSDKVIDHYNNPRNVGQMDKASTEVGTGLVGAPECGDVMRLQIRVNPETNVIEDAKFKTFGCGSAIASSSLATEWVKGKTIDEALTISNTDIVKELALPPVKIHCSVLAEDAIRAAIGDWKKKNAVAETAAVAVAH